One segment of Fructilactobacillus hinvesii DNA contains the following:
- a CDS encoding diacylglycerol kinase, whose amino-acid sequence MRKRARVIYNPTSGRETLKSKLVDILDVLERGGYETSAYATTPQENSARDEATRVAREGFDLVVAAGGDGTINQVINGIAPLGHRPKLGIIPAGTTNDFARALGIPRDDLVEAARVMTRGKLLPMDVGKASNDEMTQYFINIAAGGRLTELTYDVPSDLKTVFGYIAYLVKAVEMLPQARPIDMKVTYDGGHYEGKASMFFLAMTNSVGGFEQAVPNASLNDGNFTMIIVKTGNMMEILQLLTKALNGGRHVNDSRIIYKKTRNFTVAQTDTKRPMPINLDGEYGGSAPMQFENLKEHLSIFSNLPKQQSQQLLE is encoded by the coding sequence ATGCGAAAACGAGCACGCGTAATTTATAACCCAACCTCTGGACGAGAAACGCTGAAATCCAAGTTGGTCGATATTTTAGACGTTTTGGAACGGGGTGGCTACGAAACCAGTGCCTACGCTACAACCCCCCAGGAAAATTCAGCTCGTGATGAGGCTACTCGGGTCGCTCGGGAAGGTTTTGATTTGGTGGTGGCTGCTGGTGGTGACGGTACGATTAACCAGGTGATTAACGGGATTGCACCATTGGGCCACCGGCCGAAGCTTGGGATTATCCCGGCCGGAACGACCAACGACTTTGCCCGGGCGCTTGGAATTCCACGGGATGACCTAGTTGAAGCTGCGCGGGTAATGACACGAGGAAAGTTACTGCCGATGGACGTTGGCAAGGCTAGCAACGATGAGATGACGCAGTACTTCATCAACATCGCTGCCGGTGGCCGGTTAACCGAACTTACCTACGACGTGCCGTCCGACTTAAAGACTGTCTTTGGCTACATTGCCTACCTGGTGAAGGCCGTGGAAATGTTACCGCAGGCGCGTCCGATTGACATGAAGGTGACGTACGATGGCGGTCATTACGAAGGGAAGGCGTCGATGTTCTTCCTGGCGATGACCAACTCGGTCGGTGGGTTTGAACAGGCAGTGCCGAATGCGTCACTTAACGACGGAAACTTCACCATGATTATCGTGAAGACTGGGAACATGATGGAGATTCTGCAGCTGTTGACCAAGGCTCTGAACGGTGGTCGGCACGTAAATGATTCGCGAATTATTTACAAGAAAACGCGGAACTTTACGGTGGCCCAAACGGATACCAAACGCCCGATGCCCATCAATCTGGATGGGGAATACGGGGGTAGTGCGCCGATGCAGTTTGAAAATCTGAAGGAACACTTGTCGATTTTTTCAAACTTACCGAAGCAACAATCGCAACAACTATTAGAATAA
- the rlmD gene encoding 23S rRNA (uracil(1939)-C(5))-methyltransferase RlmD — translation MSKNKQAPVTKNETLDVDVTDLTYEGMGVAKVDGGYPLFIEDALPGEQVTAKVIKVKKNFAFAKLLKVNQSSPDRVAIVNKKLTQSGIAPLQHLSYDKQLEFKQHQIAELFQKAHLDQVQVAPTIGMEHPVQYRNKAQIPVRELHGQLETGFYRRHSHDLIPIEDFYIQDPAIDDAIVKVRDVLREFQLPAYNETTHQGLIRNIMVRYGKYSHELMVVLVINDRHLPRAAEITEAIESALPNLDSLVVNVNQSTGNRLLGDKSMVLAGKDYIMDQLLGTKFLISPLSFYQVNPVQTEKLYSLAIEKAQLTKDDIVIDAYCGIGTISLAMAPQGKHVYGVDVVKEAIQDARTNAKLNHIENATFVTGKAEDQMQKWEVEGIKPNVIVVDPPRKGLDASFIESALKMRPERLVYVSCNPATLVRDAQLLLDGGYTIDQPVQPVDQFPQTPHVESVTVFTKK, via the coding sequence ATGAGCAAAAATAAACAAGCACCAGTAACGAAAAACGAAACGCTCGACGTGGACGTGACCGACCTAACTTACGAAGGAATGGGTGTGGCCAAGGTTGACGGTGGTTATCCGCTGTTCATTGAAGATGCGCTACCGGGCGAACAGGTTACAGCAAAGGTGATTAAGGTGAAGAAGAACTTTGCCTTTGCCAAGTTGCTGAAGGTTAACCAATCTAGTCCGGACCGGGTCGCCATCGTGAACAAAAAGCTAACGCAATCGGGAATTGCTCCGTTGCAACACCTGAGTTACGACAAGCAACTGGAGTTTAAGCAACACCAGATTGCCGAATTGTTCCAAAAGGCCCACCTGGATCAGGTCCAGGTAGCGCCCACGATTGGGATGGAGCATCCGGTCCAGTATCGTAACAAGGCCCAGATTCCGGTCCGGGAACTGCACGGACAACTGGAAACTGGATTTTACCGGCGGCATAGTCATGATTTGATTCCAATTGAAGACTTCTACATTCAAGATCCAGCGATTGATGATGCGATTGTGAAGGTTCGGGACGTGTTACGAGAATTTCAGCTTCCGGCCTACAACGAAACCACGCACCAGGGACTGATTCGCAACATCATGGTGCGCTACGGGAAGTACAGCCACGAACTGATGGTGGTGCTGGTGATTAACGACCGGCATTTACCACGGGCAGCAGAAATTACGGAAGCAATTGAATCAGCGTTGCCCAACTTGGATAGCCTCGTGGTTAACGTGAACCAGAGTACGGGGAACCGGTTACTGGGGGATAAAAGCATGGTGCTGGCCGGCAAAGACTACATCATGGACCAACTGTTAGGCACGAAGTTCTTAATTTCACCACTGTCGTTTTACCAGGTTAACCCGGTGCAGACGGAAAAACTGTACTCGTTAGCAATTGAAAAGGCCCAGTTGACTAAGGATGACATCGTGATCGATGCCTACTGTGGAATTGGAACAATTTCACTGGCAATGGCGCCGCAAGGTAAGCACGTTTACGGAGTCGACGTGGTCAAGGAAGCGATTCAGGACGCGCGGACGAACGCCAAGTTGAACCACATTGAAAACGCAACTTTTGTCACTGGGAAGGCCGAAGACCAGATGCAGAAGTGGGAAGTGGAAGGAATTAAACCAAACGTAATTGTGGTGGATCCGCCCCGTAAAGGTCTTGATGCCAGCTTCATTGAGAGTGCCTTGAAGATGAGGCCAGAACGACTGGTGTACGTTTCCTGTAATCCAGCCACACTGGTGCGGGACGCGCAACTGTTGCTTGATGGTGGTTACACGATTGATCAGCCGGTGCAACCGGTGGACCAGTTCCCGCAGACGCCACATGTGGAAAGTGTGACGGTGTTTACTAAAAAATAG
- a CDS encoding reverse transcriptase/maturase family protein: MIDVNKLKKEVFEELKDNSDNLINNYIHFDSRFSTNSLRRKLYNIYKNKNYVSNYRFLPFITVNIKKIKYNHETDKNRKPVKYKNRLISLAGHEDALIYSFYGKLLSKLYESYISNTDLNNVVLAYRSGKSNITGAKDVIDFIWKSNGCWIIKGDFSNFFDNLNHHLLLSNVEEIFSDVTENYKLNDDWKSVLTHLTKYRYIEKNKLLKGLGNKHFHNKYVNNRKEISELVRKKAIHFYKNRNGIPQGTSLSAVLANVYMIKFDNLISKDIKKYNGIYRRYSDDFVIVIPNNGCNRSTAIKIKKKVINDSEKQLKLKINDEKTKLLYFSKSNGNVVNENNNPTSFDYLGFSFNGNKVFLRNSTIYRFWYRGKRASRTFALRYNERELLKNYNLSYLKNKYIENRFPEISDKIRNKVINRLEYEKNSLLNGWSIKGRKKFTKMYLVDQSIPRSNLMWYADRAQKKFEEPIPSFDKLYKVDIIKPVKKKILKIQSMYHNLKEKECKITKHI; encoded by the coding sequence ATGATTGATGTAAATAAATTAAAAAAAGAGGTTTTTGAAGAATTAAAAGATAACTCCGATAATTTAATCAATAATTATATTCATTTTGATAGTCGTTTTTCTACAAATTCTTTGAGACGTAAACTATATAATATTTATAAAAATAAAAATTATGTTTCTAATTATCGTTTTCTTCCCTTTATAACAGTTAATATTAAGAAAATAAAATATAATCATGAAACTGATAAGAATAGAAAACCAGTTAAATATAAAAATAGATTAATATCATTAGCAGGTCATGAAGACGCTCTTATCTATTCTTTTTATGGTAAATTATTGTCCAAATTATATGAAAGTTATATATCAAATACTGATTTAAATAATGTTGTTTTAGCATATAGATCTGGAAAATCTAATATAACCGGTGCAAAAGACGTAATTGATTTTATTTGGAAATCAAATGGATGTTGGATTATTAAAGGTGATTTTTCTAATTTTTTTGATAATCTAAATCACCATTTATTATTATCTAATGTAGAGGAAATTTTTTCAGATGTTACTGAAAATTATAAGCTTAACGATGATTGGAAATCAGTTTTAACTCATTTGACAAAATATCGATATATAGAGAAAAATAAATTATTGAAAGGATTGGGGAACAAGCACTTTCATAATAAATATGTTAATAATAGAAAAGAAATTAGTGAGTTAGTAAGAAAAAAAGCAATACATTTTTATAAAAATAGGAATGGGATACCCCAGGGAACATCTTTAAGTGCTGTTTTAGCTAATGTTTATATGATTAAGTTTGATAATCTAATAAGTAAAGATATAAAAAAATATAATGGAATTTACAGAAGATATTCTGATGATTTTGTAATTGTTATTCCTAATAATGGATGTAATAGAAGTACTGCAATAAAGATAAAGAAGAAAGTCATTAATGACAGTGAAAAACAATTAAAATTAAAGATTAATGATGAAAAGACAAAATTATTATATTTTTCAAAGTCAAATGGAAATGTTGTAAATGAAAATAATAATCCTACTAGTTTTGATTATTTAGGCTTTTCTTTTAATGGCAATAAAGTATTTTTGCGAAATAGCACTATTTATCGTTTTTGGTATAGAGGAAAACGGGCATCAAGAACATTTGCATTAAGATATAATGAGAGAGAACTTTTAAAGAATTATAATTTATCATATTTAAAAAATAAGTATATTGAAAATAGGTTTCCAGAAATTAGCGATAAAATTAGAAATAAGGTAATAAATAGACTTGAGTATGAAAAAAATAGTTTATTAAATGGATGGTCAATTAAGGGAAGAAAAAAATTTACCAAAATGTATTTGGTAGACCAATCAATACCAAGGTCTAATTTAATGTGGTACGCAGACAGAGCACAGAAAAAATTTGAAGAACCTATTCCTAGTTTTGATAAATTATATAAAGTGGATATTATAAAACCTGTTAAGAAAAAGATTTTAAAAATCCAATCTATGTATCATAATTTAAAGGAAAAAGAATGTAAGATAACAAAACATATTTAA
- a CDS encoding NADH-dependent oxidoreductase, whose product MARKLTDSVTFRRGVTVNGRLFMPPMLTSSGTADGRATEDTLQYYAARSKTAGMLITEYHYVSENGGPSGGGPFGQQLGIYDDQHLESIKALATTMKQDGAKAILQINHGGLRSNGFGAEHGYAFGPSAIHFPKLDYQVLALTTDQIYAIIRDFGLATERAIEAGFDGVEIHGANHYLLQQFMSTYSNRRTDEWGGSLANRMRFPLAVAKEVLRVVDKYAPKYFIVGYRISPEELHQDGSGYTIADSNQLVKELNKLKLDYLHVSIFGHYYDGPKDGKLSYTQIYRESLDDETKLLAVGGVFSAEAALDAVNHYMDMVGMARGSLIDPLFGYKVANDQADEIVHEISPEQLKQTSWTKGLLDSFSLPDNGLPPLPNGDSIKK is encoded by the coding sequence ATCGCACGAAAACTAACGGATTCAGTCACATTTCGCCGCGGGGTTACAGTAAACGGGCGTTTGTTTATGCCACCAATGTTAACCTCGTCGGGAACAGCGGATGGAAGAGCAACTGAAGATACGTTGCAATACTACGCGGCTCGCAGTAAGACAGCGGGCATGTTGATCACCGAGTATCACTACGTCAGTGAGAACGGAGGACCCAGTGGCGGCGGTCCGTTTGGGCAACAACTCGGGATTTATGATGATCAGCACTTGGAATCGATTAAGGCGCTTGCTACCACGATGAAACAAGATGGGGCAAAAGCCATCTTGCAAATTAACCACGGTGGGTTACGCAGTAACGGCTTTGGCGCCGAACACGGGTATGCGTTTGGTCCGAGTGCCATTCATTTTCCGAAGCTGGATTATCAAGTGTTGGCATTAACCACTGATCAAATTTATGCGATTATCCGGGACTTCGGTTTAGCCACAGAACGAGCCATTGAAGCGGGTTTTGATGGGGTTGAGATTCACGGTGCTAACCATTATCTACTACAACAATTCATGTCGACGTATTCGAATCGGCGCACGGACGAGTGGGGTGGTTCGTTGGCTAATCGGATGCGTTTTCCGCTTGCAGTTGCCAAGGAAGTGCTCCGCGTGGTAGATAAGTACGCTCCGAAATATTTCATCGTCGGTTACCGAATTAGTCCAGAAGAACTGCATCAGGATGGCAGTGGCTACACTATTGCGGATTCCAATCAGTTGGTGAAGGAATTGAACAAGTTAAAACTGGATTATCTGCACGTTTCCATCTTTGGCCACTATTACGATGGTCCGAAAGACGGCAAGTTGAGTTACACGCAAATTTACCGGGAATCGCTTGATGATGAAACTAAACTGTTGGCAGTTGGTGGGGTATTTAGTGCCGAAGCAGCGCTGGATGCTGTTAACCACTATATGGACATGGTCGGGATGGCCCGGGGAAGTTTGATTGATCCGCTGTTTGGATACAAGGTAGCTAATGATCAGGCGGATGAAATTGTACATGAGATTTCACCGGAACAGTTGAAACAAACGTCCTGGACCAAGGGATTGTTAGACTCGTTCTCGTTGCCGGATAACGGATTACCACCGTTGCCAAATGGTGATTCGATTAAAAAATAG
- a CDS encoding glutathione peroxidase: MLNSVYDYKTKELNGDSIDFADFKGKVILVVNTASKCGLAGQLKDLEKLYKKYHDQGLEVIGFPSNQFLMELKDSKNITEYCQVHYGVTFPITQTIKVNGEDTDPLFAYLKKESGHGPLKWNYTKFLIGKDGKLIHRYAPITNPEKLEPEIQRALQA; the protein is encoded by the coding sequence ATGCTTAACTCAGTTTATGATTACAAAACCAAAGAACTAAACGGCGATTCGATTGATTTTGCCGATTTTAAAGGTAAGGTCATCCTCGTGGTTAACACCGCCAGCAAGTGCGGTTTAGCCGGACAATTAAAGGATTTGGAAAAGCTATACAAAAAGTACCACGACCAAGGTTTAGAAGTAATCGGTTTTCCTTCCAACCAATTCTTGATGGAATTGAAGGATTCGAAAAACATTACCGAGTATTGCCAAGTTCACTACGGCGTCACCTTCCCCATCACCCAAACCATTAAGGTCAATGGCGAAGATACAGATCCGTTATTTGCCTACCTGAAGAAAGAATCGGGCCACGGTCCCCTCAAATGGAACTACACCAAGTTCTTGATTGGCAAAGATGGCAAGTTGATCCACCGTTACGCTCCGATTACGAACCCAGAAAAATTGGAACCTGAAATTCAAAGGGCATTACAAGCCTAA
- a CDS encoding AbrB family transcriptional regulator, giving the protein MNSKFPNLSDWQKLLSQIPIETVEFDDNGHYNAEKHPDFHDWMENG; this is encoded by the coding sequence ATGAATTCAAAATTTCCTAATTTATCTGACTGGCAAAAATTATTAAGTCAAATTCCAATTGAAACCGTTGAATTTGATGATAACGGTCATTACAATGCGGAAAAACATCCAGATTTCCATGATTGGATGGAGAATGGATAA
- a CDS encoding DUF1828 domain-containing protein, whose translation MNDIKIDELKDAIDSFNQNNIKLSKTSNAIRIDTPFYNRSNDSIILYAIVKKDGNLHLTDGGYVIDDLMSIGINLLKSKKRRELLESKLTSFSVNIDEETHEIFTESSIQDFPIKQNLLAQSMMFVDDMFVLAKPKTNNLFIEDVQNFFDENDIRALEGPSFVDRNGMYHTYDFSIAGSKKKNIPNKLIKTLNTPNNDGYAKSLAMDVIQTRNIPNFKNSNFYTIINDTEKPIETSIVNLFNEQKITTVPFSKKSDYIDEFAL comes from the coding sequence ATGAATGATATAAAGATAGATGAATTAAAAGATGCGATTGATTCATTTAACCAGAATAATATAAAATTAAGCAAAACTTCAAATGCTATTAGAATTGACACTCCTTTTTACAATCGAAGTAATGACTCAATAATCCTGTATGCAATTGTTAAAAAAGATGGTAATCTACATTTAACTGATGGTGGTTATGTTATAGACGATTTAATGTCAATTGGAATAAATCTGCTAAAATCTAAAAAAAGAAGGGAGTTATTAGAATCAAAATTAACTTCCTTTTCTGTGAATATAGATGAAGAAACACATGAAATATTTACAGAATCTTCCATACAGGATTTCCCAATAAAACAAAATTTATTAGCACAATCCATGATGTTTGTCGATGACATGTTTGTACTTGCTAAACCAAAAACTAATAATTTATTTATTGAAGATGTTCAAAATTTCTTTGATGAAAATGATATTAGAGCTCTTGAAGGGCCTTCATTTGTTGATAGGAATGGTATGTACCATACGTATGACTTTTCAATTGCAGGAAGTAAAAAGAAAAACATTCCAAACAAATTAATAAAAACTTTAAATACACCAAATAATGATGGATATGCAAAATCATTAGCCATGGATGTAATACAAACAAGAAATATACCAAATTTCAAAAACTCCAATTTCTATACAATAATAAACGACACAGAAAAACCAATAGAAACTTCAATAGTTAACCTTTTTAATGAACAAAAAATAACTACTGTTCCCTTTTCTAAAAAGTCCGATTATATAGATGAATTTGCTTTATAA
- a CDS encoding DUF6978 family protein, translated as MNLENLSDSEVSTLIKSFKICQKKISSNTPMIGKIKDDTPVTDDKNGIEYKLHRYRNVFDENRFSLHIRFKNTNDMLIRIDIHNGTHINPDGTKIGENHMHTYKRIEGVLEKDKIATELPKEINDLSSLFTVLSQFLDYTNTHEV; from the coding sequence ATTAATTTAGAAAATCTAAGTGATTCCGAGGTATCAACACTTATAAAATCATTTAAAATATGTCAGAAAAAAATATCAAGTAATACTCCAATGATCGGTAAAATAAAAGATGATACTCCAGTTACCGATGATAAAAATGGAATAGAATATAAACTTCATAGATATAGAAATGTATTTGATGAAAATAGATTTAGTTTACATATCAGATTTAAAAATACAAATGATATGTTAATTAGAATTGATATCCACAATGGTACTCATATTAATCCTGATGGAACAAAAATAGGTGAAAATCATATGCATACCTATAAACGAATTGAAGGAGTTCTGGAAAAAGATAAAATTGCTACCGAATTACCAAAAGAAATAAACGATTTATCATCTCTTTTTACAGTATTAAGTCAATTTTTAGATTACACTAATACACATGAGGTCTAA
- a CDS encoding quinone oxidoreductase family protein, with amino-acid sequence MKAIIQTNYQGINGLKIQNVKVPNINPLSTLIKVKYVPVLPYDVKSESGNLSNVHPQSLPRVIGYSAAGIIEKTGTLRNKQLMGKRVIAFAKDGSFSEYVTANIPPYTFIIPDNVSFEAAATVFGGADTALMALQTLKIRSTDKVLIVGGSGGIGTYLVQMLNNLNVSTTILSSSESEKFLKQNFQNQVYTGSDMIPSENFDYLIDTTGNTRLLNDLENKLKHDGTIFPLSLPFYQSLHENINVVFHNRPLMPHYYTEILQMISKGKLIPFIDSIYAFDDIKDAQRKLDGHGKKGRILLKVND; translated from the coding sequence ATGAAAGCTATTATCCAAACAAATTACCAAGGAATCAACGGGCTTAAAATTCAAAACGTTAAGGTTCCAAATATAAATCCCCTATCAACGTTAATCAAAGTTAAATATGTTCCTGTCTTACCTTACGATGTCAAAAGTGAAAGTGGAAATTTATCAAACGTACATCCCCAATCATTACCACGTGTAATTGGGTATAGTGCTGCTGGAATAATTGAAAAAACAGGAACATTAAGAAATAAACAGCTAATGGGAAAGAGAGTAATTGCCTTTGCAAAAGATGGATCATTTTCTGAATACGTTACTGCTAATATTCCACCTTATACTTTTATAATTCCTGATAACGTTAGTTTTGAAGCAGCTGCTACTGTTTTTGGTGGTGCTGATACCGCCTTAATGGCGCTCCAAACGTTAAAAATTCGATCAACTGATAAGGTTCTCATTGTCGGTGGATCAGGCGGAATCGGAACCTATTTGGTTCAAATGTTAAATAATCTCAACGTCTCAACCACTATCCTCTCTTCTTCAGAGAGTGAAAAATTTTTAAAACAAAATTTTCAAAACCAAGTTTATACAGGCTCTGACATGATTCCAAGTGAAAATTTTGATTACCTAATTGATACCACTGGAAATACTCGTCTCTTGAATGATTTAGAAAATAAGTTGAAACATGACGGTACCATTTTTCCTTTAAGTCTACCGTTCTATCAATCTCTTCATGAAAATATCAACGTTGTTTTTCACAATCGTCCGTTAATGCCTCATTACTATACTGAAATTCTACAGATGATTTCTAAGGGGAAATTAATTCCTTTTATTGATTCAATCTATGCTTTTGATGATATTAAGGATGCTCAAAGAAAGCTAGATGGACATGGAAAGAAAGGGAGGATATTGCTTAAAGTCAATGATTAA
- a CDS encoding helix-turn-helix domain-containing protein gives MNQFRNTSSKSLGDYLKAQRKARHLSQAELSDGICSQSMISGIEKGNYIPSSLLLAQICHKLQISLNDTVLSDYFEFSNFQSASHKIEQLCNEHRYAELIKFMNNEDILASLDSNDDFQKYYYYYGCATYQLSKQADPALRYLQLALQYTYHTDKKYLSSIELLIISAINLIKVKSSHYTKMDNHNFEIAFASTINQAYVDYSENLNIIFYQYALALFHEEQIKNAIHVLNTGIEWITSKNSTFMIADLYFLLAKCYEKTAKLKNKNEALNNATVLAKVYKQVVNKEL, from the coding sequence ATGAACCAATTCAGGAATACATCATCAAAAAGTTTAGGAGATTATTTAAAAGCGCAGCGAAAAGCACGCCATTTATCTCAAGCTGAACTTTCGGACGGAATTTGCTCACAATCGATGATCAGTGGGATTGAAAAAGGGAATTACATCCCTAGTTCCCTTTTATTAGCACAAATTTGTCATAAATTACAAATTTCATTAAATGACACTGTGCTGAGTGATTACTTTGAGTTTAGTAACTTTCAAAGTGCTAGCCACAAGATTGAACAACTATGTAACGAACATCGTTATGCCGAACTAATTAAATTCATGAACAATGAAGATATTTTAGCTAGTTTAGATTCAAATGATGATTTTCAAAAATATTATTACTACTACGGATGCGCTACCTACCAATTGTCCAAACAAGCTGATCCTGCTTTAAGATACTTACAATTAGCGCTCCAATATACCTACCACACTGATAAAAAATATTTATCATCAATTGAACTACTCATAATTAGTGCTATAAATTTAATTAAAGTGAAATCTAGCCATTATACCAAGATGGATAATCATAATTTTGAAATTGCTTTTGCTTCAACTATTAACCAAGCATATGTTGATTATAGTGAAAATTTAAATATCATTTTTTACCAATATGCCTTAGCTCTTTTTCATGAAGAGCAAATTAAAAATGCCATCCACGTTTTAAATACTGGAATTGAATGGATTACCTCTAAAAATTCAACCTTTATGATTGCCGATCTCTATTTTCTTTTAGCGAAATGCTATGAAAAAACAGCCAAATTAAAAAATAAAAACGAAGCGTTAAACAACGCAACCGTATTGGCAAAGGTCTATAAACAAGTTGTAAATAAAGAACTTTAA
- a CDS encoding anthranilate synthase component II: MILLIDNYDSFTYNLYQLLGQFTTDIQVIKNDELTVAEIQALHPAGIVLSPGPGNPDDAGVSLDVVRQLHGQVPMLGVCMGLQVMIQACDGQVVPAQHLMHGKTSRLQLDDDSVLFHGAGTTGTVARYHSLVGERASLPAEFKITAIDDHQELMAAEIPSQRMYGVQFHPESILTEAGLGERIVENFLKIVDENNEI, from the coding sequence ATGATTTTACTGATTGATAACTACGACAGTTTTACGTATAACCTGTACCAACTGCTCGGTCAGTTTACAACCGACATCCAGGTAATCAAAAACGACGAACTGACGGTGGCTGAGATTCAAGCGTTACATCCAGCCGGAATCGTCCTTTCTCCCGGCCCCGGAAATCCAGACGACGCGGGAGTTAGTTTGGACGTGGTGCGTCAGTTACACGGTCAAGTACCGATGCTCGGAGTCTGCATGGGCTTGCAGGTCATGATTCAAGCTTGTGACGGCCAAGTAGTTCCCGCCCAACACTTGATGCACGGAAAAACTTCCCGGTTACAACTCGATGATGATAGTGTCCTCTTTCACGGGGCGGGAACAACTGGAACGGTCGCCCGCTATCACTCCCTAGTCGGTGAACGAGCCTCCCTTCCGGCTGAATTTAAGATCACCGCCATCGATGACCATCAAGAATTAATGGCGGCTGAAATTCCCAGCCAACGAATGTATGGCGTTCAATTTCATCCGGAATCAATTTTGACGGAGGCTGGTTTGGGCGAACGGATTGTGGAGAATTTTTTGAAGATTGTAGATGAAAATAATGAAATATAA